The genomic DNA AAGGTGAAAAACTGGGGGTTACGATATGTGAAGATGCCTGGAATTCCGAAAAGATGTGGCATAAGCGCAAATATGATCAATGCCCGGTTGAATTGCTTGCGAAACAGGGCGCTACCCTGATGATCAATATTTCAGGCTCGCCGTATTTTCTCGGAAAGCAGCAGATCCGCTATTCGATCATGCAGGGCCATGCTCGGAAAAACAAGGTCCCTTTTATTTTTCTCAACCAGATCGGCGGCAATGACGAGCTTATTTTTGACGGCTCGTCGCTTTATTTTGACGCTCAGGGGGAATTGCTGGTCCAGTTGCCATCCTTTGAAGAAGAAATACGACTCATCGATACCGGCAATTCATTTACTCCCAAAGAGCCTGAAAATCTCGATACCCTGGGGGGGCTGCACGATGCGCTTTTGTGCGGGCTTCGCGATTATGTGCATAAGTGCGGGTTTGAAAAGGTGCTGGTTGGACTGTCGGGGGGCATCGATTCGGCGGTGACCTGCGCCCTTGCAGTGGCCGCGCTGGGCGGCGAAAATGTGGCAGGGGTTACCATGCCGTCACGTTACTCCTCTGAAGGCTCGGTGGCCGATTCAAAAGAGCTGGCCGAGAATCTGGGAATCGAATTTTCGACAATCCCTATTGAAAACCCCTTTGCCGCCTTTCTTGAGGTCCTCGAGGCGCCCTTCGCAGGAACCCAACCGGGCGTTGCTGAAGAAAACCTTCAGGCCCGGGTCCGGGGGAATATCCTCATGGCATTGTCCAATAAATTCGGAAAACTTCTTCTGGCTACCGGCAACAAAAGCGAACTGGCGGTCGGCTACTGCACGCTCTATGGTGATATGAACGGGGGGTTGAGCGTTATTTCGGATCTTCCCAAAACAACCGTATATAGACTGGCGCGCTATATCAACCGGGAGAGGGAGACTATTCCCATTGCGATTATCGATAAAATACCCTCGGCTGAGCTTGCCCCCGATCAGAAAGATCAGGACACGCTTCCCCCTTACGAAATTCTGGACCATGTGCTGCAGCTTTTAATCGAAGAGCATTATTCCCGAAAAGAAATAATTGATCGAGGTTTTAATGCCGATATGGTCGACTGGATAATTCGGGCAATCAAGCGTAGTGAATACAAACGTCGTCAGGCGGCGCCGGGGCTCAAGGTGACTCCCAAAGCATTCGGTTCGGGACGGCGCTTTCCGGTTGCTGCGAGGTATCAAGTCTAAACAAGGTATAATACCCGGTTTCAATGAATTGAAAAGGAGGAGCCAATGAAAACAATAAAATCAAGTGCTTTCATTTTGCCGGCATTATTATTTCTTCATGCACAGGTTTTTGCCAATCCGGGCTTTGAACTGGGAGTGATTGTAGGAGAACCGACAGGTCTGTCAATTAAGCAGTGGGTAAGTTCGAAGGGCGCCTTTGACGGCGCTGCCGCATGGTCATTTGCCGGAGGAGATTTCCTTCATATCCATGCAGATTATCTTATCCATAATCACCGTTTCATTAAGGTAACCCGCGGGAGTTTGCCGTTGTATATGGGGTTGGGCGGCGTTATACGAATAGCCGGGGCCGGCAAAGCTCATGTCGGTGCACGAATTCCTTTCGGAATGTCTTATTTGTTTGAAGGGGCACCGCTGGATCTTTTCCTCGAAATCGCACCGATATTCGAACTTGCACCGGCCACCCAATTTGACATGAGTGGGGGCCTGGGGCTGCGGTTTACCTTTGGTTGATTAGCATTAAAACTTAAAACAGATGCTTAATTGAAAGATATAAGCCAAGAGAAATGAATATAATTCCGCTTATTTTTCTCGCCCATTTTTCAAATACAGAGGCCTTGTTGAATGCCTCTCCTATTGTATGGGCGCCCAGGGCGATAATAAAAGAAAAAGCGATAACCGGCAGCGCCGTTCCGATTCCGTAGAGTGACGGCATTACAATTCGTGAGCCGTGTTTTACCGCCAGTGATATCGTACTGCCGAAAAACAGTGCGGCGGATACGGGGCAGAAGGTAAGGGCAAAGACGGCCCCGAGGAGCAGTGGTCCCAAAAGCCCGAAAGAAGCAAGCTTTTTCTGTGTCGACTGAGGAAGCAGGCTTCCACCAAAGCTGAATGAGAAAATGTCAAGCAAAAAAAGGCCAACCAGAACAAGCGCCGGCCCAAGAAACATGTTCATGTACCGTTGAAGGAACAGGGAGACTGACGGAATCGCTCGGGTGGCGGAAACCAGCACCGCACCAAGAAGCAGATAGGTAAGCGATCGTCCCACTGTATAGGCGATACCCGAATACAGCGCACTTCGTGTCGTGCTCACCTGTTTACCGATAAAGGAGACCGCCGCAATATTTGTCGCCAGTGGGCAGGGACTCAGGGAGGTGAGAACCCCAAGCCAGACCGCCGCCGCCATGTCGAGTAAATAGGTATCCAAAGCTTATCCTTTTGCCGGAGCGCGGAGCCTGTTGATCTCTTCGATTACATAGTCCTTATACTTATCGGGTTTCTTGACCAATTGCCATATTTTGTCGAGGTTTTTCCATTTCTGTTCCTTATCGCCCGAAACAAGCGAAAGGATTATCGATTTGGTATACAGCTTATAATTTTTGACAAAATGTTTATTTTCTTCATTTTCGATATTTACCGATTTGAAAATCATTTCGCCCGATTTTAATTCATCGGCAAATTCCTTTTCCACTGCTTCTTTTGCCAGTGATTCGATCATATGGCAGGTGTGGCATCGAAATGAAGTATGAAAATAGTAGACCACGGTTTTGGGACTTTCCCGTGGTTCCGAGGAAGAGGCTTCCGGAGCGGCCTTTTGAGAGGAGACAGGTGTTTTGCCGGCGTCATCCTCCCGGGGGGTATTGTCTTGTGCGGCCCCGCACGAGAGAAACAGTACTGTTAAAAACAGGGCGGTGATACATTGTTTTATAATCATTCTTTCTCCTTACTGCAGCATTTCTTTGAGTTCATCCGGATTCGGCGCTTTCCCCGATGTTTTCACCTCGCCGTCGATAACAAGACCCGGGGTCATCATCACCCCATACGAAACGATTTTGTTCATGTCGGTCACTTTTTCCAGGTTAATTTCAAAGCCATTTTCCCGTGCAACCAGCTCGATCATTTCCGCAAGTTTTTTGCACTTTGGACATCCTGTGCCCAAAACTTTTACTTCTTTCATAGTAAAGCTCCTTTGTTTTAAACTATCGTTCCAAAAATAATACCCGATATGGTTGCCATGATAATAACCAGCGTTACAAAGGCAATGGTTTTTTTTGTGCCGATAACACTTCGAATAACAAGCATGTTGGGCAGCGATACCGCCGGGCCGGCAAGGAGCAGGGCAAGAGCCGGGCCTTCACCCATACCGTTGCCAATGAGTCCCTGAAGAATCGGCACCTCGGTCAGGGTAGCGAAATACATGAACGCACCGGCAATTGCGGCAAAAAGATTTGCCCGGAGTGAATTGCCGCCGACCGCCTTATATACCCATTCCGATGGTATGATACCTTCACCACCGGGCCGGCCAAGAAGAAATCCCGCGATCAGAACTCCCCAGAACAGGAGGGGGGTAATCTGTTTGGCGAAACTCCAGGATGAATCGAACCACTCACCGGCTTCGCCTTGGCTGCGGGAAGTGAAAAAGGAAAAGAAAACTATTCCCGTGCCAAAGGGGATAAGCGGAGAAATGGCCCCCCAGACAACAGCCGTCAGTGCTGTAGCAGCCCCGGTGATCACCATTTTCCACCATCGCATGCCGAACCAGGCAATGAGAATGACGGCGAGAAACACTGCAAAACCCGAGGTGATAATCCATTTTCCATGGTAGATGGTATACCAGATACCCTGGTGAAGGTCGGGTTTTCCCCAGTTGGCAAAAACAAGGATACCAATCATCGACATAAAAAAGAGCGCCCGTTGCCACAGGGGCCGAGTTTCAGCCTCCACCGGCATCTGCATTGCGACTTCGGCCCGTTCTTTTTCGTCCCTACGGAACAATAAATGCATACCGACGCCGATAACGATACTGAAAAGGATTGCTCCCACCGCCCGGGCAATGCCCAACTGTATTCCCAGTATTCGGGCGGTAAGCACGATTGCCAGGATATTGATGGCCGGTCCTGAATAGAGAAATGCCGAGGCGGGACCAAGCCCGGCTCCCATGCGGTAGATACCGTTGAAAAGGGGCAGGACGGTGCATGAACAGACCGCTAAAACGGTGCCGGATACCGATGCAACCCCATAGGCAAGCAGCTTGTTCGCTTTCGCGCCGAGATATTTCATGACCGATCCCTGGCTGATAAATACCGAGATCGCGCCGGCAATATAAAAGGCGGTCACCAGGCACAGCACAACATGCTCCCGGGCATACCATTTCACCAGGTGCAAGGATTCGATAATTGCATTCGTAAACCGATCGCTGCCCAGGGGAAGAAAAAAGGCGATAAAAAAGCCTGCGATAAGAATCAGCAGCATTTTCCATTCTTGTTTCCACTTCATAAAAGATTCCTTTGTTATTTGGCAATATAGCCAAATATTAGCCAAAAAAATTACACAATATCCATCTGTTCTTCCAGCTTTTTCTTCAGCACTTCATTGGCGCAGGAGAAAAAATTGAGAATACAGGGCATTTTGAGGGAATAATAGATATTCGTATTTCGTCTCTCAGAACCGATAATCCCCGCATTTTTCATAATAGACAAATGTTTTGATACAGTGGAGATATCTGCACCGATAAGATCGGTGAGTTCGCAGACACAGTGTTCCCGTTCCGCGAGGCGGTGAACAATAAAGAGCCTTGTTGAATGGGCCAGAGCTTTCATTATCTGTGCCTGGGCTTCGAATTTAAGCTTTTCCTGTTGTTTCATGATATTTCTTTTGTATTTGGTTATTTGGTAAAATAATCAATAAAAATACGATATGCAAGGTAGAATTATTCACCCGGATAAAATGTTAGGGCGGGCATAACGTATATTAGGGGCCTGCGAATGCAGGACCCGACGTTGTTTAAGTTAATTACAGGGCGTCGGCATACCAAGACCCGCTCTCCGATGATTATTGGCACAGGTTCTTGATGGAATCGTTTATCGCCTTCCGAAAGCTCCCTGCTCATCCCCATCCGTAAGTAGCGTGTCACCAACCACTTGACTCCAAGGGGCATCGAAGAATGGTGCTCTGGAAAGGGATTATTATGGAGTTTTCTCACTTCGGCTTTGCCGAAACCGTTATGGAGGGCGTCCGCCGTGCGGGCTACACCTCCCCGACTGAAATTCAGCACAAAGCGATTCCGGTTGCTCTTCAGGGGCTTGACATTATCGGATGTGCGCCCACGGGTACAGGAAAGACCGCGGCCTTTGTTTTGCCCATTCTTCATCGGCTTTGTGAGCCCAGTGCCGCCGTTCATGGAGCACGGCTGCCACGGGCGCTGATTCTTGCCCCCACCAGGGAACTTACCCAGCAGATTACCGAATCGGTTACCCGGTACGGTGCGCGGAGTGCTCTCCGTTCATGTTCTATTTACGGCGGGGTTCCTATTAGAGATCAGATCCGCAAACTCAGAAAGGGGAGCGATATTGTTGCCGCGACGCCGGGGCGTTTGCTCGATCATCTGAAACGCCGCACGATCGATCTGTCCTGTGTTGAAATACTGGTGCTTGATGAAGCCGACCGGATGTATGATATGGGATTCATTAAAGATGTCCGAAAGATCATC from Chitinivibrionales bacterium includes the following:
- a CDS encoding NAD+ synthase, with the protein product MRIALCQLNSIAGDIEGNTRKIIDSLDRVGEDRADLVVFSELFIQGYPPRDLLENRWFIDQTEKAIHELCAVSRKYPNTGILTGAGLPGDAGIGKKLSNAALLIYNGSVVFRQDKSLLPTYDVFDEDRYFDPASSVHICEFKGEKLGVTICEDAWNSEKMWHKRKYDQCPVELLAKQGATLMINISGSPYFLGKQQIRYSIMQGHARKNKVPFIFLNQIGGNDELIFDGSSLYFDAQGELLVQLPSFEEEIRLIDTGNSFTPKEPENLDTLGGLHDALLCGLRDYVHKCGFEKVLVGLSGGIDSAVTCALAVAALGGENVAGVTMPSRYSSEGSVADSKELAENLGIEFSTIPIENPFAAFLEVLEAPFAGTQPGVAEENLQARVRGNILMALSNKFGKLLLATGNKSELAVGYCTLYGDMNGGLSVISDLPKTTVYRLARYINRERETIPIAIIDKIPSAELAPDQKDQDTLPPYEILDHVLQLLIEEHYSRKEIIDRGFNADMVDWIIRAIKRSEYKRRQAAPGLKVTPKAFGSGRRFPVAARYQV
- a CDS encoding sulfite exporter TauE/SafE family protein → MAAAVWLGVLTSLSPCPLATNIAAVSFIGKQVSTTRSALYSGIAYTVGRSLTYLLLGAVLVSATRAIPSVSLFLQRYMNMFLGPALVLVGLFLLDIFSFSFGGSLLPQSTQKKLASFGLLGPLLLGAVFALTFCPVSAALFFGSTISLAVKHGSRIVMPSLYGIGTALPVIAFSFIIALGAHTIGEAFNKASVFEKWARKISGIIFISLGLYLSIKHLF
- a CDS encoding thioredoxin family protein, whose amino-acid sequence is MKEVKVLGTGCPKCKKLAEMIELVARENGFEINLEKVTDMNKIVSYGVMMTPGLVIDGEVKTSGKAPNPDELKEMLQ
- a CDS encoding metalloregulator ArsR/SmtB family transcription factor, which produces MKQQEKLKFEAQAQIMKALAHSTRLFIVHRLAEREHCVCELTDLIGADISTVSKHLSIMKNAGIIGSERRNTNIYYSLKMPCILNFFSCANEVLKKKLEEQMDIV